A single window of Gymnogyps californianus isolate 813 chromosome 16, ASM1813914v2, whole genome shotgun sequence DNA harbors:
- the NF2 gene encoding merlin isoform X1 has protein sequence MAGAIASRMSFSSLKRKQPKTFTVRIATMDAEMEFSCEVKWKGKDLFDLVCRTLGLRETWFFGLQYTIKDTVAWLKMDKKVLDHDVPTEEPVTFHFLAKFYPENAEEELVQEITQHLFFLQVKKQILDEKIYCPPEASVLLASYAVQAKYGDYDPNVHKRGFLAQEELLPKRVINLYQMTPEMWEERITAWYAEHRGRARDEAEMEYLKIAQDLEMYGVNYFAIRNKKGTELLLGVDALGLHIYDPDNRLTPKISFPWNEIRNISYSDKEFTIKPLDKKIDVFKFNSSKLRVNKLILQLCIGNHDLFMRRRKADSLEVQQMKAQAREEKARKQMERQRLAREKQMREEAERTRDELERRLMQLKEEATMANEALMRSEETADLLAEKAQITEEEAKLLAQKAAEAEQEMQRIKATAIRTEEEKRLMEQKVLEAEMLALKMAEESERRAKEADQLKQDLQEARESERRAKQKLLEITSKSSYTSMNSSTTALPTDLPSFNLISESLSFDFKDTDMKRLSMEIEKEKVEYMEKSKHLQEQLNELKTEIEALKLKERETALDILHNENASRGNSKHNTIKKVSEGSTSSPGQKTYLHLRLQSRLFQGTLRGVMGSLAVILTRA, from the exons GTGAAGTGGAAAGGGAAGGACCTGTTCGATCTAGTATGCAGGACACTAGGACTCCGAGAAACCTGGTTCTTCGGGCTTCAATACACTATCAAGGATACGGTGGCTTGGCTCAAAATGGACAAGAAG GTTCTGGATCACGACGTTCCAACAGAGGAGCCTGTCACCTTTCACTTCCTGGCCAAATTTTATCCTGAGAACGCAGAGGAGGAACTGGTCCAGGAAATCACACAGCACTTGTTCTTCCTGCAG GTGAAGAAGCAGATTTTGGATGAGAAGATCTACTGTCCTCCTGAAGCTTCTGTCCTGCTGGCCTCTTACGCCGTCCAAGCCAAG TACGGCGATTATGATCCCAACGTCCACAAGCGAGGCTTCTTGGCGCAAGAGGAGTTGCTTCCAAAGCGG GTAATAAACCTGTACCAGATGACTCCGGAGATGTGGGAGGAAAGGATAACAGCCTGGTATGCAGAGCACCGAGGCAGAGCGAG AGATGAAGCTGAAATGGAGTATTTGAAGATAGCTCAGGACTTGGAGATGTACGGAGTGAACTATTTTGCGATTAGG AATAAAAAGGGTACCGAACTGCTCCTTGGAGTTGACGCCTTGGGTCTTCACATTTATGACCCAGACAACAGGTTGACCCCTAAAATCTCCTTCCCATGGAACGAGATCCGGAATATCTCATACAGCGATAAAGAG tttacGATTAAGCCATTGGACAAAAAGAttgatgtttttaaattcaattcATCAAAGCTGCGTGTGAATAAGCTG ATTCTTCAGCTGTGTATTGGAAACCACGACCTTTTcatgaggaggagaaaggcagacTCGTTGGAGGTCCAGCAGATGAAAGCGCAGGCCAGGGAGGAGAAAGCCAGGAAGCAG ATGGAACGACAGCGCCTGGCCCGAGAGAAGCAAAtgagagaagaggctgagaggaCAAGGGATGAGCTGGAGAGAAGGCTGATGCAGTTAAAGGAAGAGGCAACGATGGCCAACGAGGCTCTG ATGAGGTCTGAAGAGACAGCAGACTTGCTGGCTGAGAAGGCTCAGATCACGGAAGAGGAGGCCAAGCTCCTGGCTCAGAAAGCAGCTGAGGCTGAACAGGAGATGCAGCGAATCAAAGCCACGGCCATCCGGACGGAGGAGGAGAAGCGACTGATGGAACAGAAGGTGCTAGAGGCAGAGATGTTGGCACTGAAAATGGCGGAGGAGTCGGAGAGGAG ggcGAAGGAGGCTGATCAGCTAAAGCAAGACCTTCAGGAGGCTCGCGAGTCTGAGCggagagcaaagcagaagcttttGGAGATCACCAGCAAGTCATCCTACACA TCCATGAACTCAAGTACAACAGCACTGCCTACCGACCTGCCAAGCTTCAACCTCATCAGCGAGAGCCTGTCCTTTGACTTCAAGGATACGGACATGAAGAGGCTTTCCATGGAAATCGAGAAAGAGAA GGTAGAGTACATGGAGAAAAGCAAGcacctgcaggagcagctgaatgagctgaagacagaaattgAGGCACTGAAGCtaaaggagagagagacagcTCTGGACATATTGCACAACGAGAATGCCAGCCGAGGCAACAGCAAACACAACACTATTAAAAAGGTATCGGAGGGCTCCA CCTCAAGCCCAGGGCAGAAGACCTATCTGCATTTGAGACTTCAAAGTAGGTTATTCCAAGGTACTCTGCGTGGGGTGATGGGATCACTGGCTGTAATACTAACCCGTGCATGA
- the NF2 gene encoding merlin isoform X4 has translation MAGAIASRMSFSSLKRKQPKTFTVRIATMDAEMEFSCEVKWKGKDLFDLVCRTLGLRETWFFGLQYTIKDTVAWLKMDKKVLDHDVPTEEPVTFHFLAKFYPENAEEELVQEITQHLFFLQVKKQILDEKIYCPPEASVLLASYAVQAKYGDYDPNVHKRGFLAQEELLPKRVINLYQMTPEMWEERITAWYAEHRGRARDEAEMEYLKIAQDLEMYGVNYFAIRNKKGTELLLGVDALGLHIYDPDNRLTPKISFPWNEIRNISYSDKEFTIKPLDKKIDVFKFNSSKLRVNKLILQLCIGNHDLFMRRRKADSLEVQQMKAQAREEKARKQMERQRLAREKQMREEAERTRDELERRLMQLKEEATMANEALMRSEETADLLAEKAQITEEEAKLLAQKAAEAEQEMQRIKATAIRTEEEKRLMEQKVLEAEMLALKMAEESERRAKEADQLKQDLQEARESERRAKQKLLEITSKSSYTSMNSSTTALPTDLPSFNLISESLSFDFKDTDMKRLSMEIEKEKVEYMEKSKHLQEQLNELKTEIEALKLKERETALDILHNENASRGNSKHNTIKKPQAQGRRPICI, from the exons GTGAAGTGGAAAGGGAAGGACCTGTTCGATCTAGTATGCAGGACACTAGGACTCCGAGAAACCTGGTTCTTCGGGCTTCAATACACTATCAAGGATACGGTGGCTTGGCTCAAAATGGACAAGAAG GTTCTGGATCACGACGTTCCAACAGAGGAGCCTGTCACCTTTCACTTCCTGGCCAAATTTTATCCTGAGAACGCAGAGGAGGAACTGGTCCAGGAAATCACACAGCACTTGTTCTTCCTGCAG GTGAAGAAGCAGATTTTGGATGAGAAGATCTACTGTCCTCCTGAAGCTTCTGTCCTGCTGGCCTCTTACGCCGTCCAAGCCAAG TACGGCGATTATGATCCCAACGTCCACAAGCGAGGCTTCTTGGCGCAAGAGGAGTTGCTTCCAAAGCGG GTAATAAACCTGTACCAGATGACTCCGGAGATGTGGGAGGAAAGGATAACAGCCTGGTATGCAGAGCACCGAGGCAGAGCGAG AGATGAAGCTGAAATGGAGTATTTGAAGATAGCTCAGGACTTGGAGATGTACGGAGTGAACTATTTTGCGATTAGG AATAAAAAGGGTACCGAACTGCTCCTTGGAGTTGACGCCTTGGGTCTTCACATTTATGACCCAGACAACAGGTTGACCCCTAAAATCTCCTTCCCATGGAACGAGATCCGGAATATCTCATACAGCGATAAAGAG tttacGATTAAGCCATTGGACAAAAAGAttgatgtttttaaattcaattcATCAAAGCTGCGTGTGAATAAGCTG ATTCTTCAGCTGTGTATTGGAAACCACGACCTTTTcatgaggaggagaaaggcagacTCGTTGGAGGTCCAGCAGATGAAAGCGCAGGCCAGGGAGGAGAAAGCCAGGAAGCAG ATGGAACGACAGCGCCTGGCCCGAGAGAAGCAAAtgagagaagaggctgagaggaCAAGGGATGAGCTGGAGAGAAGGCTGATGCAGTTAAAGGAAGAGGCAACGATGGCCAACGAGGCTCTG ATGAGGTCTGAAGAGACAGCAGACTTGCTGGCTGAGAAGGCTCAGATCACGGAAGAGGAGGCCAAGCTCCTGGCTCAGAAAGCAGCTGAGGCTGAACAGGAGATGCAGCGAATCAAAGCCACGGCCATCCGGACGGAGGAGGAGAAGCGACTGATGGAACAGAAGGTGCTAGAGGCAGAGATGTTGGCACTGAAAATGGCGGAGGAGTCGGAGAGGAG ggcGAAGGAGGCTGATCAGCTAAAGCAAGACCTTCAGGAGGCTCGCGAGTCTGAGCggagagcaaagcagaagcttttGGAGATCACCAGCAAGTCATCCTACACA TCCATGAACTCAAGTACAACAGCACTGCCTACCGACCTGCCAAGCTTCAACCTCATCAGCGAGAGCCTGTCCTTTGACTTCAAGGATACGGACATGAAGAGGCTTTCCATGGAAATCGAGAAAGAGAA GGTAGAGTACATGGAGAAAAGCAAGcacctgcaggagcagctgaatgagctgaagacagaaattgAGGCACTGAAGCtaaaggagagagagacagcTCTGGACATATTGCACAACGAGAATGCCAGCCGAGGCAACAGCAAACACAACACTATTAAAAAG CCTCAAGCCCAGGGCAGAAGACCTATCTGCATTTGA
- the NF2 gene encoding merlin isoform X3 yields the protein MAGAIASRMSFSSLKRKQPKTFTVRIATMDAEMEFSCEVKWKGKDLFDLVCRTLGLRETWFFGLQYTIKDTVAWLKMDKKVLDHDVPTEEPVTFHFLAKFYPENAEEELVQEITQHLFFLQVKKQILDEKIYCPPEASVLLASYAVQAKYGDYDPNVHKRGFLAQEELLPKRVINLYQMTPEMWEERITAWYAEHRGRARDEAEMEYLKIAQDLEMYGVNYFAIRNKKGTELLLGVDALGLHIYDPDNRLTPKISFPWNEIRNISYSDKEFTIKPLDKKIDVFKFNSSKLRVNKLILQLCIGNHDLFMRRRKADSLEVQQMKAQAREEKARKQMERQRLAREKQMREEAERTRDELERRLMQLKEEATMANEALMRSEETADLLAEKAQITEEEAKLLAQKAAEAEQEMQRIKATAIRTEEEKRLMEQKVLEAEMLALKMAEESERRAKEADQLKQDLQEARESERRAKQKLLEITSKSSYTQSMNSSTTALPTDLPSFNLISESLSFDFKDTDMKRLSMEIEKEKVEYMEKSKHLQEQLNELKTEIEALKLKERETALDILHNENASRGNSKHNTIKKPQAQGRRPICI from the exons GTGAAGTGGAAAGGGAAGGACCTGTTCGATCTAGTATGCAGGACACTAGGACTCCGAGAAACCTGGTTCTTCGGGCTTCAATACACTATCAAGGATACGGTGGCTTGGCTCAAAATGGACAAGAAG GTTCTGGATCACGACGTTCCAACAGAGGAGCCTGTCACCTTTCACTTCCTGGCCAAATTTTATCCTGAGAACGCAGAGGAGGAACTGGTCCAGGAAATCACACAGCACTTGTTCTTCCTGCAG GTGAAGAAGCAGATTTTGGATGAGAAGATCTACTGTCCTCCTGAAGCTTCTGTCCTGCTGGCCTCTTACGCCGTCCAAGCCAAG TACGGCGATTATGATCCCAACGTCCACAAGCGAGGCTTCTTGGCGCAAGAGGAGTTGCTTCCAAAGCGG GTAATAAACCTGTACCAGATGACTCCGGAGATGTGGGAGGAAAGGATAACAGCCTGGTATGCAGAGCACCGAGGCAGAGCGAG AGATGAAGCTGAAATGGAGTATTTGAAGATAGCTCAGGACTTGGAGATGTACGGAGTGAACTATTTTGCGATTAGG AATAAAAAGGGTACCGAACTGCTCCTTGGAGTTGACGCCTTGGGTCTTCACATTTATGACCCAGACAACAGGTTGACCCCTAAAATCTCCTTCCCATGGAACGAGATCCGGAATATCTCATACAGCGATAAAGAG tttacGATTAAGCCATTGGACAAAAAGAttgatgtttttaaattcaattcATCAAAGCTGCGTGTGAATAAGCTG ATTCTTCAGCTGTGTATTGGAAACCACGACCTTTTcatgaggaggagaaaggcagacTCGTTGGAGGTCCAGCAGATGAAAGCGCAGGCCAGGGAGGAGAAAGCCAGGAAGCAG ATGGAACGACAGCGCCTGGCCCGAGAGAAGCAAAtgagagaagaggctgagaggaCAAGGGATGAGCTGGAGAGAAGGCTGATGCAGTTAAAGGAAGAGGCAACGATGGCCAACGAGGCTCTG ATGAGGTCTGAAGAGACAGCAGACTTGCTGGCTGAGAAGGCTCAGATCACGGAAGAGGAGGCCAAGCTCCTGGCTCAGAAAGCAGCTGAGGCTGAACAGGAGATGCAGCGAATCAAAGCCACGGCCATCCGGACGGAGGAGGAGAAGCGACTGATGGAACAGAAGGTGCTAGAGGCAGAGATGTTGGCACTGAAAATGGCGGAGGAGTCGGAGAGGAG ggcGAAGGAGGCTGATCAGCTAAAGCAAGACCTTCAGGAGGCTCGCGAGTCTGAGCggagagcaaagcagaagcttttGGAGATCACCAGCAAGTCATCCTACACA CAGTCCATGAACTCAAGTACAACAGCACTGCCTACCGACCTGCCAAGCTTCAACCTCATCAGCGAGAGCCTGTCCTTTGACTTCAAGGATACGGACATGAAGAGGCTTTCCATGGAAATCGAGAAAGAGAA GGTAGAGTACATGGAGAAAAGCAAGcacctgcaggagcagctgaatgagctgaagacagaaattgAGGCACTGAAGCtaaaggagagagagacagcTCTGGACATATTGCACAACGAGAATGCCAGCCGAGGCAACAGCAAACACAACACTATTAAAAAG CCTCAAGCCCAGGGCAGAAGACCTATCTGCATTTGA
- the NF2 gene encoding merlin isoform X2 — MAGAIASRMSFSSLKRKQPKTFTVRIATMDAEMEFSCEVKWKGKDLFDLVCRTLGLRETWFFGLQYTIKDTVAWLKMDKKVLDHDVPTEEPVTFHFLAKFYPENAEEELVQEITQHLFFLQVKKQILDEKIYCPPEASVLLASYAVQAKYGDYDPNVHKRGFLAQEELLPKRVINLYQMTPEMWEERITAWYAEHRGRARDEAEMEYLKIAQDLEMYGVNYFAIRNKKGTELLLGVDALGLHIYDPDNRLTPKISFPWNEIRNISYSDKEFTIKPLDKKIDVFKFNSSKLRVNKLILQLCIGNHDLFMRRRKADSLEVQQMKAQAREEKARKQMERQRLAREKQMREEAERTRDELERRLMQLKEEATMANEALMRSEETADLLAEKAQITEEEAKLLAQKAAEAEQEMQRIKATAIRTEEEKRLMEQKVLEAEMLALKMAEESERRAKEADQLKQDLQEARESERRAKQKLLEITSKSSYTQSMNSSTTALPTDLPSFNLISESLSFDFKDTDMKRLSMEIEKEKVEYMEKSKHLQEQLNELKTEIEALKLKERETALDILHNENASRGNSKHNTIKKLTLQSTKSRVAFFEEL; from the exons GTGAAGTGGAAAGGGAAGGACCTGTTCGATCTAGTATGCAGGACACTAGGACTCCGAGAAACCTGGTTCTTCGGGCTTCAATACACTATCAAGGATACGGTGGCTTGGCTCAAAATGGACAAGAAG GTTCTGGATCACGACGTTCCAACAGAGGAGCCTGTCACCTTTCACTTCCTGGCCAAATTTTATCCTGAGAACGCAGAGGAGGAACTGGTCCAGGAAATCACACAGCACTTGTTCTTCCTGCAG GTGAAGAAGCAGATTTTGGATGAGAAGATCTACTGTCCTCCTGAAGCTTCTGTCCTGCTGGCCTCTTACGCCGTCCAAGCCAAG TACGGCGATTATGATCCCAACGTCCACAAGCGAGGCTTCTTGGCGCAAGAGGAGTTGCTTCCAAAGCGG GTAATAAACCTGTACCAGATGACTCCGGAGATGTGGGAGGAAAGGATAACAGCCTGGTATGCAGAGCACCGAGGCAGAGCGAG AGATGAAGCTGAAATGGAGTATTTGAAGATAGCTCAGGACTTGGAGATGTACGGAGTGAACTATTTTGCGATTAGG AATAAAAAGGGTACCGAACTGCTCCTTGGAGTTGACGCCTTGGGTCTTCACATTTATGACCCAGACAACAGGTTGACCCCTAAAATCTCCTTCCCATGGAACGAGATCCGGAATATCTCATACAGCGATAAAGAG tttacGATTAAGCCATTGGACAAAAAGAttgatgtttttaaattcaattcATCAAAGCTGCGTGTGAATAAGCTG ATTCTTCAGCTGTGTATTGGAAACCACGACCTTTTcatgaggaggagaaaggcagacTCGTTGGAGGTCCAGCAGATGAAAGCGCAGGCCAGGGAGGAGAAAGCCAGGAAGCAG ATGGAACGACAGCGCCTGGCCCGAGAGAAGCAAAtgagagaagaggctgagaggaCAAGGGATGAGCTGGAGAGAAGGCTGATGCAGTTAAAGGAAGAGGCAACGATGGCCAACGAGGCTCTG ATGAGGTCTGAAGAGACAGCAGACTTGCTGGCTGAGAAGGCTCAGATCACGGAAGAGGAGGCCAAGCTCCTGGCTCAGAAAGCAGCTGAGGCTGAACAGGAGATGCAGCGAATCAAAGCCACGGCCATCCGGACGGAGGAGGAGAAGCGACTGATGGAACAGAAGGTGCTAGAGGCAGAGATGTTGGCACTGAAAATGGCGGAGGAGTCGGAGAGGAG ggcGAAGGAGGCTGATCAGCTAAAGCAAGACCTTCAGGAGGCTCGCGAGTCTGAGCggagagcaaagcagaagcttttGGAGATCACCAGCAAGTCATCCTACACA CAGTCCATGAACTCAAGTACAACAGCACTGCCTACCGACCTGCCAAGCTTCAACCTCATCAGCGAGAGCCTGTCCTTTGACTTCAAGGATACGGACATGAAGAGGCTTTCCATGGAAATCGAGAAAGAGAA GGTAGAGTACATGGAGAAAAGCAAGcacctgcaggagcagctgaatgagctgaagacagaaattgAGGCACTGAAGCtaaaggagagagagacagcTCTGGACATATTGCACAACGAGAATGCCAGCCGAGGCAACAGCAAACACAACACTATTAAAAAG